The Panicum virgatum strain AP13 chromosome 5K, P.virgatum_v5, whole genome shotgun sequence genome has a window encoding:
- the LOC120705952 gene encoding probable carboxylesterase 15: protein MSGGGEAQRVVEDFFGVVRLLGDGSVVRGDESALVPAGPFPDAPGVQWKDAVYDAARGLKVRVYRPHAAAGDEGKLPVLVYFHGGGYCIGAYDQPMFHSCCQRFAAELPAVVLSVQYRLAPEHRLPAAVEDAATFFSWLRAQASPGAGAGAEPWLAESADFSRTFVSGVSAGANLAHHAVVRIAAGQIVPGPAVRVAGYALFSAFFGSDERTATESDPPAGASLTVEMSDQLWRMALPAGVTRDHPLANPVAPGGASLETLPLPPALVVAPGRDVLCGHVLRYAARLKEMGKAVELAEFPGERHGFSVGQRSEATEELMGILKRFVNK from the coding sequence atgtccggcggcggcgaagcgcaGCGGGTCGTGGAGGACTTCTTCGGCGTCGTCCGTCTCCTCGGCGACGGCTCCGTCGTCCGCGGCGACGAATCGGCCCTCGTGCCGGCAGGGCCGTTCCCGGACGCACCGGGCGTCCAGTGGAAGGACGCCGTGTACGACGCGGCTCGAGGCCTCAAGGTTCGCGTGTACAGGCCacacgcggccgccggcgacgagggcaAGCTCCCCGTGCTCGTGTacttccacggcggcggctactGCATCGGCGCCTACGACCAGCCCATGTTCCACTCCTGCTGCCAGCGCTTCGCCGCCGAGCTCCCCGCCGTCGTGCTCTCCGTCCAGTACCGCCTCGCCCCCGAGCACCGCCTCCCCGCTGCCGTCGAGGACGCCGCGACGTTCTTCTCCTGGCTGCGTGCGCAGGCCTCGCcgggcgctggcgctggcgccgAGCCATGGCTCGCTGAATCGGCCGACTTCTCCCGGACGTTCGTGTCCGGCGTGTCGGCCGGCGCGAACCTGGCCCACCACGCCGTGGTCCGGATCGCCGCCGGGCAGATCGTGCCCGGCCCGGCTGTGCGCGTCGCCGGGTACGCCCTCTTCTCCGCCTTCTTCGGCAGCGACGAACGCACGGCGACGGAGTCTGATCCCCCGGCCGGCGCGTCCCTGACGGTGGAGATGTCCGACCAGCTCTGGCGCATGGCGCTGCCGGCGGGGGTCACCAGGGACCACCCGCTGGCGAACCCGGTCGCGCCGGGCGGCGCGAGCCTGGAGACGCTGCCGCTGCCACCGGCGCTCGTCGTGGCGCCCGGGCGCGACGTGCTCTGTGGCCACGTGCTGCGCTACGCCGCGAGGCTCAAGGAGATGGGGAAGGCTGTTGAGCTTGCCGAGTTCCCTGGGGAGCGGCATGGCTTCTCGGTCGGACAGCGTAGCGAGGCGACGGAGGAGTTGATGGGAATCTTGAAGCGGTTCGTCAACAAATGA